In Mytilus edulis unplaced genomic scaffold, xbMytEdul2.2 SCAFFOLD_1481, whole genome shotgun sequence, one DNA window encodes the following:
- the LOC139505688 gene encoding LOW QUALITY PROTEIN: uncharacterized protein (The sequence of the model RefSeq protein was modified relative to this genomic sequence to represent the inferred CDS: inserted 4 bases in 4 codons; deleted 1 base in 1 codon; substituted 1 base at 1 genomic stop codon; added 42 bases not found in genome assembly), with product MGRKKSKTTIKSVEVSHLLEKMFKFFTMEKKIGKPWCLSDPWSRMVKATGISLSTLKRKIEALDPVQDAVKEVHKSSVQKPGPKPWKLDDFNRNVVKRTIYDMYRKKEVVSMPRLHEVLKEKDITASLSTVVRTVKSLGFRFSKKGSXRRHVVERDDVVALRHHYLRQIRKYRQQERHIVYLDETWLNSNHVVKGDWLDEPSTSMSVFEPHCAGSGRSLPSGKGTRLIILDAGSSQQGLIPGVGLIFESXTNSSDYHDEMNSEHFTEWFRDTLIPRLSPQSVVVMDNAPYHSHLDPESRAPSTGANKPGIXAWLDKNNVHYDPKMKKTGLLDLVNQHKPQKKYVIDELAKAHGHVVLRLPPYHCELNPXEMVWSDLKGFVARKNSTYKIKDCKKLFEEAXSHFSAERWAKFETHVVREYEEKLWQIDGLRDKALSPVIIHMTDDETDDSQATIVYCQEGGTDDEEIDMDIVDGYVSDTSDQADVILCKICHDTDPPGRVPKRDRGTHIDWFQCDTCDQWLHNKCCTKPALAQIMCPRCYSLLHHRNLSETLVSPLDDVEQ from the exons GTTTCACACCTCcttgaaaaaatgtttaaatttttcacTATGGAAAAGAAGATTGGAAAGCCATGGTGTTTGAGTGATCCTTGGTCCCGCATGGTGAAGGCAACAG GAATAAGCCTCAGTACTTTGAAGAGGAAGATCGAGGCTTTGGATCCAGTGCAGGATGCAGTTAAGGAAGTGCACAAGTCATCAGTACAGAAGCCTGGTCCAAAGCCTTGGAAGCTGGACGACTTTAACCGGAATGTAGTGAAGAGGACCATATATGATATGTATAGGAAGAAAGAGGTGGTGTCCATGCCCCGTCTTCATGAAGTCCTGAAAGAGAAAGACATTACTGCATCCTTGTCAACAGTAGTGAGAACAGTGAAGTCACTGGGTTTTCg gttttCCAAGAAAGGAT GCCGACGTCATGTGGTTGAGAGGGATGATGTTGTTGCTCTTCGTCATCATTATCTGCGTCAGATACGTAAGTACAGGCAGCAAGAGCGTCATATTGTGTATTTAGATGAGACTTGGTTGAATTCCAATCATGTAGTCAAGGGTGACTGGCTGGATGAACCTAGCACATCCATGTCAGTCTTTGAGCCACACTGTGCAGGCAGCGGGCGTTCTTTACCATCTGGTAAAGGCACTCGTTTGATAATCCTAGATGCTGGATCTTCTCAACAAGGCCTCATCCCTGGTGTTGGCCTGATCTTTGAGTCGTAAACCAACAGCTCGGATTATCATGATGAAATGAATAGTGAACACTTCACAGAATGGTTCAGAGACACGCTCATCCCTAGACTATCTCCCCAGTCTGTAGTTGTAATGGACAATGCTCCATATCACAGCCACTTAGAT CCTGAGTCGAGGGCACCTTCTACAGGTGCTAATAAACCAGGTA TCGCATGGTTGGATAAGAACAATGTTCATTATGACCCCAAAATGAAAAAGACTGGGCTGCTTGATTTGGTAAATCAGCACAAGCCTCAGAAAAAATATGTGATAGACGAACTTGCAAAAGCTCATGGCCATGTGGTTTTACGATTACCCCCTTACCATTGTGAGCTCAATC ATGAAATGGTTTGGTCTGACTTGAAAGGCTTCGTAGCTAGAAAAAATTCTACCTACAAAATTAAAGATTGTAAGAAGCTTTTTGAGGAGG AGTCCCATTTCAGTGCGGAGCGCTGGGCTAAATTTGAGACTCATGTGGTGAGGGAGTATGAAGAAAAGCTCTGGCAGATCGATGGTCTCAGAGACAAGGCTCTTTCTCCAGTTATTATACATATGACGGACGATGAGACGGATGACAGTCAGGCGACTATTGTATATTGTCAGGAGGGGGGTACCGATGACGAGGAAATTGACATGGACATTGTTGACGGTTATGTCTCTGATACCAGCGATCAGGCTGATGTGATTTTGTGTAAAATTTGTCATGACACTGATCCGCCAGGACGTGTTCCCAAGCGAGACCGGGGAACGCACATTGATTGGTTTCAATGTGACACCTGTGATCAGTGGTTGCATAACAAATGTTGCACAAAACCTGCCCTGGCGCAGATAATGTGTCCTCGGTGCTATTCTCTTCTTCACCACCGAAATCTCAGTGAAACACTGGTCTCACCACTGGATGATGTTGAGCAGTAA